ccacactacgaatggttcctttgacccctctaaccagtgccgccattcttcaagggcgagcttgacagccaacagctcgcggttcccaatgtcgtagttgcattcggcaggggttagccgacgggagtagaaggcacaggggtgcatcttgccatcctcagctgctctttgagaaagcactgcacccactcccacgtccgaagcatctacctccaccacaaactgccttgctgcatctggcatctggaggatgggagcagaagtgaaacatgtcttgaggatattgaaggccttatcagcagctgatgtccattggtacggttgtttagtgctggttagcgccgtgaggggtgcagccactgtgctatagtttctgatgaatctcctataaaagttggcaaagcccaggaactgttgcaacttcttccgagactcaggaactggccaggaagtgacagccgacaccttcgtgagatccatctgaatgctgccctcggtcaccacataccccaggaatgaaacggtcttggcatggaactcgcacttctctgccttcacgaaaagagagttctccagcaggcggcgcaggaccaaccggacgtggtgcgtgtgttctgacagagtctttgagaatattaaaatatcgtcaaggtacacaaatacgaacgtatttagcatgtccctgaggatatcattcactaggggcttgaaaaactgctggggcattggtgaggccgaagggcatgacgagatattcatagtggccggttggtgtgttgaacgctgtcttccattcgtctccctccctcatccgcaccagatggtaggcattgcgaaggtccagcttagtgaatacagtggctccctgcagcagttcgaaggcagacgaaagtaaggggcagtgggtagcgattcttaaccgtgatgtcgttcagacccggtaatctatgcatggacgaagagaaccgtccttcttgccgacaaagaagaatcccggctcctgcggggaagacgacggtctaattatcccggaggcaagagagtcattaatgtagtcctccatggcctttctttccggggctgacagtgaatacagacgacccttgggaggtgctgtgccaggcaggagatcaatcgcgcagtcatagggtctgtgtgggggtagagatgtcgccttggatttgttgaacacctctttcaggctgtggtaacaggccggaacattggatatgtcggaggtagcgctagatccttcccggtgaacgggcagggtggcccccttaaacaggtctggtgacaactccttccccactcacggactgttcctgtctcccagtcgatgtgggggttgtgctgacggagccacgggtatccaagaatgagtggttggccaggtgagtgtaggaggtgaaactggatggactcctggtggtttcctgacagcaggattgtcacaggggcggagatatgagtgacagtgccaagatgatgcccatccagggctcgtgcaggaatgggttgtgtcagttgatgatggttcacgcccagttgctgtgcaagctcagggtccatgatgtttgcttcggcccggaatccacaagggcggccaatgtatgagtcttgtcagaaagctgaaggcggagatgaagcagggtctttcggatggagggagactgaaggcttgttgagctcacccggatctcccctacacctggtgagctgcggcttttgccggacaagtagcgacacggtgattctcgccaccacagtagaggcaaaggttggagcttagacggcgccgacgctctcgggagtcagagaggcacggccaatctccatgggctcaggctgattgagttggctatgggacttgacaggcaggggctggacagaagcggtatcgaccccgagcacggatggcaggttgactgagacggcccttctccctcctccgggtctgtatacggcggtcaatgcgaacggcaaggtcaatggcggcatcaagcgttgagggcgggtcatgggaaacaagctcgtccttgatatagtccgccaggctatggaggaaggcttgcaccagtgcctctgggttaaacgagctttgactggccagggtacgaaagtcaatggagaagtctgccactgtccgattgccctgacggatggtgagcagagcttgtgacgcctcggctgttggcgagcctaggtcaaagacctttaacatctcctcctcaaaggcactgaaggaggcacaggctggggtttgccggtcgaattccgccgttccccacaaccgagctcgaccggtgagatgtgtgatgacataccccaccttggctccctctgttgagaaagtcctgggctgtagtgcaaactggattcggcagctgctcaagaatggtcttacttgcttctggttgccatcaaaacgttccgggttcccaatccttggttcaggagcgtggggatctggtggcagcactgccgggcctgcagcattgggacctccagcggagggatgaaggagtatcggtggtacaggaacaaaaggaccagggggggtgcaggtggagtagccgggcttgagagtagttgcagggcttgggctagctgttgttgctgcagttggaactgttgttgctgctggttgaatagctggagaagggaagcgatgtcgccagccatccgatttatgtctccctcagagcgttccagtcgctgtagggcagtcctctctggctcttcctccatcgtggtcagggagtgcgctgggtccatgatggtcagatcgttctgtcacgaacagaagaggacccaagagcgcaagttcaaattcagagttctttattcaaggttacaggcgggaagaggagtcccaggggtgtcaggggtctttcagggtcctcctgtgggtacctgtgctccgggggtcaccaaatgtccgggggtgtccagtccaagtgcttagtgtgtgtgttccccagtgatggagcggcgtatcgggctgagggtggtgaaacgtctgggcacgctcatctggtggtcggagacctggggggaaacacacacacaacagcaaaatgaatggcaggcagaagtacagatcagggctgggcaaatatcgtggtgagagacagaaggcagaaacgagttaccggaggggctgaagatcggagagtagtcgaggtccagaaggcaggttgggatagacggggcagtcgaacaaggaggcagtcaagaaaggatcggtatcacaaacaggagtcagagcgcagacaggcaggttactggtccgggtttgaagacgatctgacagggcttggctgaaaaacagggcttgatatactgggagaggtagtggggaaatgcagttcagctggcagagtaattagaacagagtgaggcaaggtgaggatggtgagtgggaaatgcagtgcagctggccaggtaacaagagcagagcagggcaggtggagctagttaggctgagtagagagagggaggtgagcagagtggaagataattgaatgcaattaatgttgctaccagggagagagagtgctcatgacagctgtttatgatactgcagagaattttccccaagttgctgttaacgcaaattcctctgtaattattcgggtcaaatttgtctccatttttataaattggtgtgagcaatccttggttccaaatatcggggaaaatatCTGCAGTTAggtaatgttgaagagtttgagtatagccaatttgaatttgtggtctgtatatttgatcatttcatttaaaataccatcagcactaCAGGCCTTTTTGagttggagagtgcaaagtttttccaataattattgttctgtaattggggtatccacaggattctgatagtctttgactgctgattcaaggatttgtaatttttcttgtatatcttgttgttctgggctctttgttatattgctgtagaggtttgcaaagtgatttctccacatatccccattttggatagccaattcctcattatgaggtttgtttaatttattcaaattctcccagaagtgctttgattctatggattcctcaatcacatctagctgatttctaatgtgctgttccttttttgttcttagggtgtgtttgtattgcttcagtgtttccccatattgaagacgtatatttttgttgtctgggtctctgtgtttatgattagatatatttctcaattactttcttagatttttgcaatcattatcaaaccatttttcatgatctatcatttttggtttgctcttatgtttcttaagattagccaaggaggctaatttgtcaaatataatgTTTATGTTCCAAAACGGCCAAATGTATACCTTCATtggtgtaggagaatgttaatgctaaaaagttgtccaggagagattgtattttttggctactaattgctttttggtagatttctgtactgtttgcactccatctataggtctgtttagtaccatgcaatttattgggccgtgatgcttcatggttgggttctgctcttttcagatacactgtgattttactgtggtcagagagaggtgttagtgggctgactgtgaaggctctgagagactgggttaaggtctgtgatgaagtagtctacagtactgctgccaagggatgagctgtaggtgtacctaccgaaagagtcccctcttaacctaccatcgactatgtacagacccaatgttcgacagagcttcaggagctgtactccatttttgtttttcactttgtcatagttgtttctaggggggtatgtggggagggaaaggttgttgcttcccggtaggtgtttgtccccatgactgttaatagtgtctagttcttctgctgttctagcattcaggtctccacagaccagcacattgccttgggcctgaaagtgactaatctccccctctagaatggagaaactctcttcattgaagtagggtgactctgaggggggaatgtatgtggcacagaggaagacgttgttatctgttaagatagcctccttgttgatttttagccagataaagaattctcctgtttttatcaattcgattgaattagttagttcagatttataccatattagcattccccctgagtctctgccctgtgtgattcctttcaatttggtggatggtatgattatctccctataacctagtggacagccagtggaaacatcacctctgcaccatgtttcctgtagtactacaatatcaacatcatcaatttctttaaggaagtctgggtttctgctctttaacccaaaagcagaggacttcaagccttgtaaattccaacatgcaacgtaaaaagacttcataactgttttttctttacattcaaaatgagataaacactcacaatccaacaagaactattaaaataggatttttcaattaaggtaaactcttattatgcaaatgtgatttgtttataATTTAAGATAGTATTTAtgtcatgccacttgggtggatgtagtgtgaggatggtggagttattgtgctcatcttaccatgaccctcggcctatcatatgtgagcatagtagattcagcatttgtttgatgtcactcatttcgttggtgggagctggaccagttgctcctctcacagcttgtgcatagctctgtctgccgggctgtggctcctccaggtgtgggtctgtggtgggggggaggggggtgttagacctcgtctgggtgggtctgaagctgggctggggtggtctgtgctgcgctggatgtggtgggcattgaggttggtggtgctgtggccTTGGCTGGGGGGTCCAGGGTACTGGTCCGGGGTGTTGTCTCGGTGATCTCGGGGGGGTGGAGATTGCTCCTTTTCCTACTACACTGTATTTCCTactacactgtgacaaatactcagacctaagagaatctttctttcccaaaattatcattcagtacaaagaatttgaaactataaaagaggaagaaaaaatcaaatatttattgggtgaaaagccaaaatgtgcaattttggcacaacctgagggacagccagtgaaaagtgtaatgtaatgtcaataatatttcctgttttgttttagctttcatagcatgtaatttgtcttctcagtcatgttgagattggtcgactactattgctttaatgtattattattctcattaatattgttgttgtagttgctgttaatggtagtcccatttccactactactattattattgctgttggtcccaccatttttgttatatgtatactttgacaatgtaagtaattttacttgccatgtcaataaagtatattgaattgaattgaattgagagagagagagagagagagagagagagagagagagagagagagagagagagagagagagagagagagagagagagagagagagagagagagagagagagagagagagagagagagagagagagagagagagagagagagagagagagagagagagagagagagagagagagagagagagagagagagagagatagagaggcgagagagagagagagagagagagagagagagagagagagagagagagagggggggagagagagatagagagctcgAGAGagctcgagagagagagagagagagagagagagagagagagagagagagagagagagagagagagagagagagagaggggagagagagagatagggagagagagagataggggagagagagagagagagagagagagagagagagagagagagagagagagagagagagagagagagagacagggagagagagagagagagagagagagagagagagagagagagagagagagagagagagagagaggggggagagagagagagagagagagagagagagagagagagagagagagagagagagagagagagagagagagagagagagagagaggagagagagagagagagagagagagagagggatagagggagagagagagagagggacacagagagagaacgttTGTTACTGTGGGTTATTGTTACACCACTTTCTCACAGATCCAGTTCTGATATTTGTAACATTTGTCATCATTCCATGTCTTTACAGAGTCATCTTGTCCATAGTATATCTCACCACAGTCCTCCTGCCCAGAGAACTGACCACCATTATCAGGCTGTCCTGCCCCCCAAGTACCTAAACacagagaaccagacagtcagacactgtGGTACAAACATCCTTATagacatatgtttttttttcagcTGTAAAGACACTCTCTAAGATGAGCATACCATTATCAACACttgtattattaatttttttactctttccatgacattttCAAATAGTAATTGGCTTCTATGATGCTTCTATAGAGTCTAAACATATATTTTTAGGAACATGATTGgaagctctctttctctctcgttgtTTATCTGGTAGTCTAGTAATTATTATGTTGATGGTTGGATACagtgagaaggaggagaggagataggaggagatgagatgggaggacaggagataggaggagaggagataggaggagatgggaggagaggagatgggaggagaggagataggaggagaggagataggaggagaggagataggaggagaggagatgggaggagaggagataggaggagaggagataggaggagaggagataggaggagaggagatgggaggagaggagatgggaggagaggagataggaggaaaggagataggaggagaggaatcTAGGAAAGACTAATTGAGATAGAGCCTTAGTGTCCGAGAGAcatagaggaggaagaagaacattaagagaatgaggaagagagaaaaaataagACAAATAGTAGTTGTGTTTAGATTTAGAGGAGAGGATGTAGACATACTGTACTCTGGAAAATGACTcttcattattttattacaaaCATGTCATGTGATTTGCCATAGGTTGAGGctaagtaaaaaaaatattttaaaaaacgaTGCTAATGAAAGACGTGACTCACAACCTTCACTGTACAAGGGACAACGTGTAGTTGACCAATGGTAACACACTGCACCATGCACCAGTGGACCTGGCTGCTACATACCCACTCACTCATGCATGGTGTCTATCTACTGTTGTGTCTCTTCCTGGAGGTTGCTGTCTGCTCAAACCACTGGTTAAGGTGTGAAGTCCTCCCTAAATCTATAACACTGTACGTTCTCAGACACAGACTGTTAAACTAAAGCAGCTGTTTAAGAGGATATACCACAGAATATACTGTCCGTTGTATTGTGTGCCGCTCCTTAAAGTACCAAAGTATATTTTAAGGGGGCAATTAGAATTAGCCTTTATATGGAGCAGTCTGAGGAGATTCATGCTAATGTTGACAGGAAGAGCTGTGGACAGGAGACAGTGAACAGGAGCATAGATAAACAACCTGAATCTCAAAATACTGGTTAGTACACTGTTGtcatagagacacacacatcgAAGTGTAAACCAGTAGTTATTATTCTTCCAATTGCCACACAAACAATTTACCTGATGTTAATGTGATGATATTGGCTGATGCCCAATGCCCCAAGGCTTCAAAAGCCAACTGAGTAAAATAAACTGTAACGAACTACATCTCCTAAATGAAAACACTACATCTCCTAAAAGAAAGGTCGTTCCTTTAAGATTAGAGGTTAAATATTCTGAAATATTCGAGGCTCTGTAGGATGTATACTAACTgcagaaacatttattttcatgtTCATAAAGTCCTATGTAACTCACCACTGTGTATTTCCAACCTGGTCTCAAAGCATTTCGTTTTATTCTGTACGTAAAGCAAGACActctatttagtatgatatgttaccttTCATATGTTATGTATCAATGTGTGGATGCCCATCATCCATttggtatgatatgttacgaattacaatttgtatgatatgttacgaatttgctaaacttacaatatgttatgaatttgctaaacatgtgatatgttatgaattctactAACATTAGCTATCTGGCTAACATTAGCAAGGCTAGGGGTTAACTGTAACTGGCCACTATATTTCCTGTTGCAGTGAGAAGCTGTATCTTTAACAACCACAAGTCCCCCTCAACAAAAAGAGAGATGGGGGTGAGAAACCACCACTTTAAATGTGCATTTATATCAATGAGAGACTAAGTGAATTTtgaattaaagggatacttccggattttggcaatgatgccctttatctacttccccacagTCAGATGagcttgtggataccatttgtatgactctgtatccagtatgaaggaagtcagAGGTGGTTTTGTGAGCCATTGCTAACTAGAGTTGACTGGAGGTTTATGGCATGGAGGTCATGGAGGCTATTTCTGGTTTCAATCACCACATCAGGTTTGACATaacagactgtaaaaacaccaggaaatcagctcctattgatttacattttggaaatctgttcccaagtattcccaagtATAATAGAGACGTAAACAAGGTTTGaaacaaggtttgaaattattacattttagtccaaTTTTATATCTATTTggacttcttgcggtcaatttgcagccTGGTAATTATTtgcaattatgttccggccccctgaccattcGCTCAAGACATAAATCTgcccgcagctgaatctagttgatgatccctgcgctATATGGTCCATGTTCGATTGTGTCTCATTGATGATGCTATGTACAGTACCTGTGTCCACAGAGCCTGATAGCTCAGGGAAGAGATCCTCCAGagttgctgcagtgtgtctgggtctgctgtgtgttctactggctgggatcataggcctGTATGTCCACTGTAAGTCTGAAGTTATAATTCCTACAATTCACCAGTAGTTCTGTGATTTTCTCGTTTAATGATaaactttgttgttgttgtgacagATGATGGGGTCACTAAGAGCTTCTTAGCATATAAGACCAACTCAtctgcagagagagaccagctactgaccagttacaacaccctgactaatgagagagaccagctacagaccagttataacaacctgactaaagagagagaccagctacagactgagagagagattcTTAACAGGAGGCTTACCAATCTCAGTGAGTAAACCTACAGTAATACATTATCATTAATCCCACACACTTTATAGTGTGTCTGTATTCTTTCATTAAGTGTTTAGTGTAATAAGTTGAAGGAAATTCATTTTTTCATCTTGTAGAACAAACCTGTCCTGAAGGCTGGCAGAAGTTTGAATCCAGTTGGTACTTCCTGTCTACTGAGACTAAAACCTGGAACGAGAGCAGAGAGgactgtctggagagaggagcagacctggtgatcataaacAGTTATATggaacaggtgagagagagagagagagagagagagcgagagagcgagagagagagagagagagagagagagagagagagacagagagagagagagagagagagagagagagagagagagagagagagagagagagagagagagagagagaggtcagcttcacctggaatgtttttccaacagtcttgaatgacttcccacatatgctgagcacttgttgactacttttccttcactctgcggtccgactcaacccaaaccatctcaattgggttgaggtcgggggattgtggaggccaggtcctcttatgcagaactccatcactctcattcttggtaaaatagcccttacacagcctggaggtgtgttggttcattgtcctgttgataaacaaatgatggtcccactaagcccaaacaagatgggatggcatatcgctgcagaatgctgtggtagccatgctggttaagtgtgccttgaattctaaataaatcacagacagtgtcaccagaaaagcaccccacacaccataacacctcctcctccatgctttacggtgggaacaacacatgcggatatcatccgttcacccacaccacgtctcacaaagacacagcggttggaactaaaaatctccaaattggactccagaccaaaggacacatttccacctgtctaatgtccattactcatgtttcttggcccaagcggatctcttcttcttattggtgtactttagcagtggtttctttgcagtaattcgaccatgaaggcctgattcacacagtcccctctgaacagttgatgttgagatgtgtctgtgacttgaactatgtgaagcattaatttgggctggtaactctaatgaacttatcctctacagaagaggtaaatctgggtcttcctttcttgtggcagtcctcatgagagccagtttcatcgtaacgcttgatggtttttgtgattgcacttgaagaaactttcaaagttcttgacattttcagtaTTTACTGACCAtggcttaaagtaatgatggagtgtcatttctctttgcttatttgagctgtgcttgccacaatatggactttgtcttttaccaaatagggctatcttttgtacacccccctaccttgtcacaacacaattgactggctcaaacacattaaaaaggaaataaattccacaaattaacttttaacaagccaCAACCGTTAAtttaaatgtattccaggtgactacctcatgaagctgtttgagagaatgccaagagtgtgcaaagctgtcatcaaggcaaagggtggctatttgaagaatctcaaatataaaatatattttgatttgtttaacactttttggttactacatgattccatatgtgttatttcatagttctgatgtcttcactattattctacaatgtaaaaaaatagtacaaattaagaaaaagccttgaatgagtaggtgttctaaaacttttggctggtagtgtatatatatttatgtttCTCGACAACAGACATTTCTGTACAACCTCAAGAGAgtctggattggtctgactgactctgttcaggaggggacctggaaatgggtggacggcAGACCACTGTCCACAGGGTGAGAGATGATAACTAATCTGTGAATAAAGCTCCATTCAACCTTTTTCTATACAGGTTACTGTCATTGATGATAGCAGTCAACAAAGTTAACTTTAAGATGAAGCATTTCTGTATATTATTTAGGATTGTGATGTTCTAACTGTGATATCTgatggtttttaaccctgtaggtactggtattaaccatgatatctgactgtttttaaccctgtaggtactggtattaaccatgatatctgactgtttttaaccctgtaggtgctggtattaaccatgatatctgactgtttttaaccctgtaggtgctggtattaaccatgatatctgactgtttttaaccctgtaggtactggtattaaccatgatatctgactgtttttaaccctgtaggtactggtattaaccatgatatctgatggtttttaaccctgtaggtgctggtattaaccatgatatctgactgtttttaaccctgtaggtactggtattaaccatgatatttgactgtttttaaccctgtaggtactggtattaaccatgatatctgactgtttttaaccctgtaggtactggctTGACAAACAGCCTGATAATTTTGGTCCTACTGGGGAGGACTGTGCTGAGATACACAAAGATCTGAGTCCTCTACAGGCATGGAATGACATGTCATGTGACAGCAAACTCAACTGGATTTGTGAAAAAGTGGTTTAACATCAACatgacaacatactgtaacacgtacagtagcctacagtgcacacaacttcctccttctctctctctctctctctcactctctctctctctctctctctctctctctctctctctctctctctctctctctctctctctctctctctctctctctctctctctctcgctttgtctCAAACCTACGAACACACTTATTATTTGTTTGTAGTAGCATATTAATAAAAGTCCTTCTTATTTCCTGTTTGTTGCTTCCTGTGTACCAGTAGTTATGTTTCACACATCATCAGATACAACATGAAGTTAGTGCATTTGACTTTTTGCACACTCTACATGCAGTGCATTTAatcaattacaattcaaatacaTTCTTCTTACTTGCTACATATATTTACATGCTCCCATTTACGTCTGGTGCAAACATTCTCAACCCTACCAAACCACCATTACATACACTGTATAGGAGTGTAGTAGAGATATCAAAGGGTATCAAATGATGTTACTTAATCATATTTGACAGTCAGTCTTTGTTATCAAGTTACATATAAGCACAATATCAAATGCTCATATTTGACTGTTGTTCCCCTATATGGGTCCCAAAAGAGGGAAGTGAAATGGTTCAACCAGCTGTCACTCAAAAactcctccaccaatcagg
This Coregonus clupeaformis isolate EN_2021a unplaced genomic scaffold, ASM2061545v1 scaf0139, whole genome shotgun sequence DNA region includes the following protein-coding sequences:
- the LOC123481161 gene encoding C-type lectin domain family 12 member B-like codes for the protein MEQSEEIYANVDRKSCGQDTVNRSIDKQPESQNTEPDSSGKRSSRVAAVCLGLLCVLLAGIIGLYVHYDGVTKSFLAYKTNSSAERDQLLTSYNTLTNERDQLQTSYNNLTKERDQLQTEREILNRRLTNLKQTCPEGWQKFESSWYFLSTETKTWNESREDCLERGADLVIINSYMEQVLA